The genomic segment TAACCCCAGCCGCGGGAATAACAGCATAGCCCACTGCTCCCCAACCTCCGAGCTCGGTGCCTATAGCTCCGCCACAGCCAGTAGTAAACAGGACTCCTCCGGTAAACAACCGAGTAGGGACTATCTCGGGAGGACCTCACTTGGGGGGAACCTCTAGAGGCTTGCAGAATAGATACGCGTGGACCTTAAACCATGATGATGAGGTGTTGGCATTGGAACAATTTCCAGCCTAGATGCCGCAGATGACTGATCAAGTCATCGCATTCTCCGAGGACATGCTTGGAGAGTCCACTTCCCACACCACAATCCATTAGTGATCGAGTGCCAGGTATCCAATAAGATGGTGGCTTAGATCCTcatggacaatgggagctcagtgaatctCCTGTTCAGGTCAGCTTACGAGAAGATCAAGCTGACCACAAGTGACCTATTCCCGTGCATCTCAACTCTATATGGGTTCTTGGGAGAAGGTCTCGTACTAATGGGCCAAATCAAGCTGCCCGTAACACTGGGGGAAGAGCCTTGCTAGACCTTCAAGTATTGCACTTTTGTGGTGTTTGATTGTACCTCTGCGTATAACGCCATTTTGGGTCGTCCAACCTTGGTAGAGTTCGACGCCGTCACCTCCATTAggcatctatgcatgaagtttcCCATAGAGTCAGGAATTGGTATAGTTTGAGGACACCAAAAGGAGGCGAGACAGTGCTACAACATGTCTCTCATGCAGTTAGTAGTGGTAGTCGAGGCGATGGTCCGCAGATAGTTTCTTCCTGAAAACGTGGAAGTGCAGGCGATGCTGGTCAAGGAGGCCAATGAGTTGGACTTGCGAGTTCAAGAAAAGAGGGTGGTTGAGCCCATGGAGGAAGTCGAGGAGGTAGCCCTCGATGTTTCCATCCCCAACAGAAGGactaagattgggaaaaatctagAGGCGAAGGTCCGAGACTCACTCCTGTCTTTTCTCTGGGAGAATCAGGACGTCGTTTCCTGGTCTCACTCCGACATGACCGGCATTGACTTGAATATCATCTGCCATGCCTTAAATATCGATCCCAACGTCGTTCCGGTTTAGCAGAAGTGAAGGACATTTGACCAGACTAGAGCAGAGGCTCTACAGGAGGGCGGAGGTGGACAAGCTACTTGCAAACATATTCATCCGGAACGCCCAGTACCCCAAGTGGGTATCCAATCCAGTCCTCATTCCCAAACCCAATGGCACCTGGAGGActtgcatagacttctccgaccttaATAAGGCCAGCCCTAAGGACTATTTCCCGCTGCCGAAGATCGATCAGATGGTCgatgtaatgtcctcctaatcaaggacccttacactgtgtattttaaatagtgatagaCTCGCTGAACGAGTcctttggccataaccgtgtaactagaCATGATTAatggttagggttaaattttttggtcaaaaggtatatccatttcactaaaacgtttacttccatacatgggatcccaaactaacatttaaaaaggttaattacaattaaaaagttacaaccagccgacctaagtggaaaaatagggtttgaccctagttccgcTGAGAAAAcccagccgtggtggtcaagcgcctgcatatgtacacattgtcaccgaagcactccaactcaaggatggtccaacttccttttccccttacatgcaccataaaacacccgtgagccaaggctcaacaagaaaacataaacatgcttataagcagttaataacacgttaccaaatcataataagcatgcctcgcAGTAATAACcgtactcatgcatgcataccattcatataaatgactacagcgtcATATGGGGCCAATTTCCCTAGATAAATGATTGACGAATCATACCGGGGcctgttgcccaaaatacatgattaatgaatcatactaggctcaacgccctaggatatgggactatgaGTCACCCGGGGCCCTTTTCCCTATCCTCTGCATAACCTACCTTAGACCTGGTCCAGCGTACCTGACACTAAGTTTTctatgaccattgggtcggacaagcgtatgatgcactcctgattAGACATAACCATTTCGACCAGCGCTTAGCGCACTAATGCCGTTCTTGACCTATAAGTCAAGTCCGGGGGCCCAGCCCTagaatatgggactaataagtcaccccgggcccCATTGGTCTATCcactatataaccagccttggagctggcctagcgTACCCGATGCTGaatttccacgaccattgggtcggataagcgtatgatgcactcctgaGTAGGTCCAACCATATCGACTAGCGCGCTATTTCCgcctttgacttataagtcaatgcttttcaaccaacgctattgtcgtccttgactcataaatcaatgcttttcgaccagcgctcagcgctattgtcaTCCTATACTcgtaagtcaatgcttttcgaccaacgctcagcgctattgccgtccttgactcataagtcaagcctttctcaatcagataatgcagacagacattcattatataacaaatatccagatatagagcattcaacatgcttaatcaatcaatcacatgcataatcataatcatgcacattctcaggagcccgagccctattcatatccCTGTTTAACAATCCTGGCCAAGCAATattcacatgtatcacatactgggtgcaattttcttacttttggtccaagcacaggttaagaatgaacgaccctcgagcacgatcctagttcCAAGctcttagcgataacctagtcacaaccaagtatagaatcccgtcaataacgagcaaataaaggctttcgaaccaagtcctagccttcaggatgtcaaattctactaaatcaggtagtaggatcgatcccgagcccttaggtttgagttccagCACTCAAAACCTCCTTAGGGCCCAACAACCCCTTAAGCGCCGTGACCCCAAAAATTTGAGCCGTGACCTGCCCTAAGTCAGAGAAGCTCTTCTTTTTCCTGGACATGGGCCGCAGTGCGACCCAGCTTCAGGGGAACCGCCCAGACTTCTGGGTTCATGAAGGCCGCAGCGCGAACCTACGAACCCAGTTTTCTATGATCCAATCACtcccaaaactcaccccaaaatCGTACCAAAGCCACAATTCAATCTCAAAACATCCCTAGAATGTTCCAGGCAACAAAATCAGCTTTTCAAATGGATCAAAAACTCATCGaaccataaaatccaaatcaaaactcaagaaGCTTAAGGAAATAGAAACTCAGAAAttaaaagcttaaattacctttgattatGTTGTTTTCCAACTAAATTCCTCAGGCTGTCAAGCTCTAATCTTCCATAAAATTgatatgactctaaccttgctcgAATACGAGCTTTAAAACTCGAGTTTCATTCAAAAATGCTAACGAGCATcaagtgagagaatgagagagagagagaacaagaGTGTTTGAACGTATTTCTGTTTATGACAGGTTactagaattccctcctgatctcactaactccaaatatatccttaaatattcattcccattacccaatatctcggtaatgtactagatacccaaaatacccattgactcaccccgagtcaagtgttggtcccgttgtgactttctcactaacttgctccctaggatagcctcgtgtcgagtaacccaaatatatccacataatgatgtggtcccacacatatatcatatatactccaaatatacccgtaataggccaaattacaaaaattacccttttaatcagaaacaggcccacatgcatatttaatacaattaaacatgcatatctagtcatattatattataactcatgtaatcatataatgatacacatatatatcacataaacacataatcttggccccctaatcaagaccctaagccttattaggtaatttgggatgttatagtcgacactacaagaaaataatgcttttaataacaccgaaaatgtgttatcaaaacataccataacactttttgatgtgttaagaccgactatgttatcgtaggtcagggtactttacataacactttatcattgttatacagatgtgctattatactgtcaacgataacacattttctgtgttattttaatatatagataagtgtttaattatgttatttatagtcgattatataacacatttcaatacttataaatttgtgttatactacactttagtataacactttttttttgtgttatactacactttagtataacacattttttctgttatactacactttagtataacacattatttgtgttatataatgaagtttgcataacacaattctttgcataaaaagtgttattgtaatagatattataacacaatttttgtattattttaatatttagataagtttaaattctcattatatattttatttatataacactaatttattctattatattttaatttttttatataattaaaattaggtttctaatatatactatcatcatcaaatgaacttgattttcaaataacaaaaagtaagaacattcaacattgtattagcaatccacaaattagtttaaaacattcaacactgtcatcaacaataaaatgttctttaagtattcaaggagtcttaaagaaataaacaacagtTGCAATGACTGTACAGGTGCAAAGAATGGGTAGTAATCCCAGACACATTAGAAATATTAGCCACGTTCTCGACAGATTCCATGTCTATCATGCCACCAAAACGTGAACTGAGACAACAAAACTCCATTGTCGAGAAAAGCAACACAAGTAAAAGCTTTATTGTTATGTTAACCTTTGTAGTTGATGGCCTGAAGTCACACAGTACCCGAAGGCCAGAACCTGATGTTTTCAACAAATGTATGCAAACAGATAAGTTGAGGCTTTTACATGCAGATCTCAAAAGAATATGAAAGTAACATGTCCCAAATGACCCCAAACATAACACAGTACACAGGAAAAGAACAGTATTTACCATACTCAACTCTCCAATTACCCACTCACAGTAGTTTCTTGAGCATGAAATGAGTTGCCAATGCCCATTAAAGCAAAACACACTGCCTAgagcataaataaaaaaaatatcaatagaaagaacaaggtaaaccaaaaaatttatagaaaaatcaAACAAGCCTATCAAGAAACGAAACTCTTGgcaaatttttaaataatcaaaacACAACAAATTGAAGATTCCCATTTGTGCCAATTCCAAAGTGCAAAAAATAGTTAACAGACCTTAAAGCCAATGTACAGTAAAACATATTTCAACAGAAAAATGCGTGGGGACCATATGGTCAAATGTCCATTCAGCATTCATAAAGGACTAGTCCATATCATCTCTGAACTAGAGAAAATGGTTCAGTAAGACTAAAAATGTGACCAAACCAAGTTCAATACCATAAATTGCATAGAAATATCAGGATTTTGAAAGATTGGTACTGCACTTGACACTTAAAAACAAAGGAATCATTGTTTTCCCCCTTGGAATAGGAACCATCCAATTTTTATTCCCTCTAAAGAACCATTTGAATAGCAAGAATCACAAGCTATTATACTGTTGTTTTCAGGTTTCAGCATTACGCCTGAATCAACTACCTCTAATTCCAAGATAGATAAATCTTAACAGGAACAGATGGTCCAAATTTGACTGTATCCTAGGATAATCTGTTTGCTTGATGCTACTATCAAAGCACCTTGGACTGCTCTCATGGTGTTGAGAAATCTCTAGAAAAATGTACAAGAAAAGTAAGCTTCCTTACAACACATAGATAGCAAAGAAGTCATACCATAAAAGAATGCTTTAGTGATATCAAGGAAAAGGAAATGCCTTATTCAAGAATAGAAGGGTTGCACTTACGATATGAGGGTCCTCAATACTAGCCAATGATGAATCATGAATGATAGATATAATAGGGACCATGAATGCATAAGACCCTCCAATAATAGTAGGCAGTCTAGTTCCAAAGAGAGTTTGAAGAAGTGTGTTAATTCCTTCAACAAACAGTAGAGTCTGTACTACTCTAACTTTATCACCctgatgaaattttatttttcaaagatGGTTCATAACatcattaacaaagtttcaactTTGATACATAAACAAATCCAAAAACTTGACTTTATCAGTGTCTATATACACGACATAGATGAAGAATATGAAGGGAGAATAATACAGACCTGATTTCTCACACTTGGCGCAGTCGTCCAGTGTTGAGGATTTGGTATTGCTGCTGTACTATCACTTACGAAAGTTAATGTAGCTGATTCTTGTTGTGCATAAGTTGTTATTAATGGTGGTGCTTCTCTCATTACCCATAATAAAAAGGCTGAGGGGATTGATGAACCTAGAAGCACACAAAATTGAATAAaacaaatcaacagacaatttaCCAATTCTCCCAAGAGCATTTTACTAGAGAGAAGAACAATCTTTTAACCATGTTCAACCTGTAAGAGCTATTatttattatcaacaaaaaaatTTACATCTAACTCTGCTAATCAATGCTTAACTCCAAGTAATCATTAGGGGGGCTAAGGAGAGATCTAACAATAGAACCTTGGAAATCTATATGTTTTGGAAGTTCCATTTGTTTCTATATGTTTTGTCAttacattttttttcttgaataaaatgaaaataaaacctgAAGAAACCCTCTTGGTTGGTCAAGAGTTCTTAATATAAAATGGGAATTTCTTTTGATACAAACTTCTAGCAGGAAATTTGTAATGGATAATCTCAAGAGAATATAATAGTGAAGTAAATGTCCTAACAAAATACTTGAGGATTTGTCTAGTCACATCTATAAAACTGCTAAAGATGCAACCATTACCACATGAGATAAAAATATTCTAATGTAGAGAGATGACTGATAGCATAGAATCTTCTCAGTCAAAGAATATAGTGGCCAAAATTACTTTGTGTTTATTTAAAACCATCAATTGAATAAAGGTCAACTCATCAACTGAATTTGGAAGAGTTAGTTAGCATTACTTACCTACAAAGTAATACAAAATTAGAAGAGATATACAAGCACCATTCCTTTCCTGGTCATGCCAGTGATAAAGCATctgcaatttttttaaaaaaattacgaGAAATGAATTGCTAGAGATCTATTAGACCGAGTTAGATGTTTGAATGAAAAATGAATGGCATTACATGCCCTATAGATAGGAACTTATAGGAATGCCAGTTAACAAAGCCACAAAAGCATTAGAGGTGAAACATATAACACAAACAACAGCTAAACCCGCAACCTGCAAACCCAAAGTTACATTCATTCAGCACAACTTAACAactttcatgaaaaaaaaacatgGAAAGTGCTCATAAAAAGGTTTTCAATTTATATGCCAAAAAACAAACCTTTTGAGCAATCTTATATCTACATAAAGTTGAAAAGTAAAGCATGTTTAGCATCGGAGATGGAAAAACTCAAAGCAGCTAAGAAAGAAGGTAATATCATATTAAGAATGAATTGGAAAAAAGTACCTTCCAAAGCTCTGAAGAAGCTCTTTCAGTTCTGACTTTGCTCATTTTCAGGCATAGTAATATTCCTTGAAAAaaacaaagacaaaaaaaaaattataacttaaataataataataataataaaggacCCAAGTAATTTGTTTTGATCGTAAAAAGTATTCACCGCACCACATAATAGAATAATCAAACAATAATTAGCATGCATTAATGGTAAAAGAAAACATGTGTAAAACAACCTGTGCTTTTCCAATTTCTGAAAAATCAAACATATGGAAAAGTGTCCAAATAATGACTTCTCCTGAGAGTTCATTATATATAAACACTTTGACCTTAtgatgaaaaatacaaataacaaAATCCATTAAAAATAGACTCTAATGATCATGATTTTATTTTTTCTCTAGGATTTCTTTGGAAGGaattaaaaccataagtttctgaGAAAAAATGGGTAACTCAAACTTTCTGAATCAATTGAAACAATTTGAGTCAATATTAACGCCTCAATGTAATAgagaaaatcaaggaagcatCATTGTTGAATTTGAAATTACATGTGAGGTCCTGTTAATTTGGGGCAAATCCTTTACTTTTGCTTGAcatattttatagttttatagctgtcagaaattattattttatttattgtaaatgAAATACATCATACTTAAATTGCATATTCTTGTAAATATGGAAGCAAGTGGAATCCCGGTTCTTTTAAGTATTAACCTTTATATTACTTCATTCAACTAAAAATAAGTCAATAGCATCTTGTGAAGTGTAATAAGTTCTGACACCATAATACAAAAACTATGTATTGGGTCATCCCATCAAGCAAAAGTAACCAACAATGACCTAATTAGTTCCTACACCGAAACAAAAATTACTAGAAAATGAACAAAACAGATGATAACTAGAACTTCTGACAATTGAAAGCAGATAAACTTGAACGAAAATTGCTTACCATAACAAGCTAGTGCTTCAGCTAATAAAAGCATTGCTCCTGCAAAAACCTCTACATATACCTGCGTAAATCAATAATATTATTGTCACAACTCCAATATATGTTAATCCATGAAGAAGTAAAAGTATCGTAACCTTCTTTGTTCTATCAGAAGATATTGCAATCAAGGTTATAGCAATTTATCACTAACAGTTGTTCATTTAACTCATAGAAAGCAAAAAATAAGAAAAGTTAGTTTTAACTTAGCATCTTAGATATGCCAATTATCTAATTTGAACACTTTGCAAAAGTAATCTCCTGTTTACAGTGTATGTTGTACCACAAATAAGCCATTGGAAAATCCTTAAATGTGGGAAAGCAACTAGAAATCCCTAAGTAGCCTTAGAAAGCAATAACTTAATCATGGACCATAAATAGTACTGGACCGGCATGGAGCCATAGTTTTATTAAAGGGggctatttatatattttttttcgcTACTTTTGGAAGCTAAATTGGAATTTTTGCATACAATTAtaagaaaaaattgaaataataaaaatgattGAGCCTTCCGCTATACTGGCTATAATGCCTGGTATGTAACTGTGTTGGAAGCATAGGAAAAAGAGATTCAGCGTAATTATTAACCATTTCATATGTATTCATGtcataataaaaagaaaaactaagATCAATTCATAGTCAGGAAAATCTAGACAGCATTCTATTATAATACCAaggaaagaaaaatacaaaatgtaTCGATATGTGCATAGTGCATACCCGAGCCACCACTGTAGAATCAATAGGGTTTTTCCCCATCCCAATCCAGATTATAACAGCACAAGCCAACATTATTACAATAACTAGAAGAGTTGCTTGATAAATTAATAAATACTGAGTTATGCATCTTGATGAAACGTAGTAACACATAACACTTCATTAATTTACTAAAAATATTAATAGACTATTGTACATGCTATTTCCATACCAAAATTACAATTTTCTGGCGGCTTCGAACATGAACCAACCGGAAAGGTAAACATTTTCTATGATTATGATTATCTGCATTTAATGAATTTCGTTCATTAAATGTCTTCTCTAGCAAAGATTCCTCAGCACTGCTTTCTTCATCTTCCTCGTCTTCATCATCTGACTGATGGCAGAGATCAACCCTATAGGAAAGTTTATTAAGGGTAACAAAAAGGAAATGACAGAGAAGCAAGGGGGCACCACATATAGTTTATAATAGGCTGATAGCAAAATCATCAATTTGAGAACGACAATTAGATTTCTTTCTTACATAGATAAAAGATTCTCCCTTGATGATGAACCTAAGAGTTTTAAAACTGCTATTGCTTGTAAGGACAGAAAAAATTGGCTTACAGCCATGGATGAGGAGATGAAATCTCTATATGACAATAATACATGGAGTTTAGTAAAAAGGCCTACTGGTTCTAGATTGGTAAGctgtaagtggattttcaagattAAAAAAGGAATTCTTGGGGTTGAAAGAGGCAGACTCAAGGCTAGGCTTGTTGCTCGTGGGTTCACACAAAGGGAAGGCATTGATTTCAATGATGTTTTTTCTCCAGTTATGAAGCACAGATCTATGTGGCTGAATACATTGCTCTCACTGAGGCAGTTAAAGAAGCTATGTGGCTTGAAGGTATTGCTAAGGAACTGAAGCTACAGAATGATGTCATTACTATTTACTGTGCTAACCAAAGTGCTATACACTTGTCTAAAAATCAAGTGTACCATGAAAGAACAAAACATGTAGATATCAAACTACATTTTGTGAGAGAAGTTATTGCTCAAGGATTGGTGAAAGTTAAGAAGATTCCTACTGAACATAATCCATCTGATATGATTACTAAAGTACTTCCAGGCAGCAAGTTTTATCACTGCTTGGATCTCATTCAATTACAAGATGGATAGGCCCTACGGGGCTATTTGGGCAGTCACTAGTTCAAGTTTAGTTTCTGAACCAAGGAGGAAATTTGTTATATTGGTCCAGGCAACTAACTTCTAACTGTTTCTGTTAAGTTTGTTGATTCTATTTCTTTACTTGTAATACTTTGCTATATAAGTTTGTATTACTTTAGTTTTTTCACTGGTCGTGAAAAAGAACAAGTTTTATTCTCTAAAATTGTAACATCTTGAGAGGAACAGAGACAAGAGTGTTGTAAAGGTTGTAAAGAGAATTGTATAAGAAAGAATCAATAATAGTGGCTGCCCCTTAGATGTAGACTAGTAGCAATTTTGCTCTAGTTCGAACCAAGTAAATTCTGGTGTGTTGTTTCCTATTATTTTGTTATTCTTTGTTTTACTgttatttgtttgatcaatttttttgGTCTTTAAATTTGTATCTTGATTAAAGCTTCTGTTTTGTGGTGTTCTTCCTGATATACTTGGCACAACAAAAACTATCTCCTTTTCAAGTTCCTCTACCAGAAACTGAAAAATGATGAGAAACAATAGCCCCCAATAGCACAGAAAGATGGGGAGAGATCTTTATTTTTATAGATCATCTTCTGTAACAGACTAGAGTCTCTTTATTTCtcatcaaattttttttaacttaagCCTCAAAAGTTAAATAAAGCtgttgttgactgtgtttttagccaacgacgtgagaacgtcaataacgacaagccttcaagagaaataaaaacaacAACAGACGGTATatacaagaaaagtaaataacacaggagatttttatagtggttcagccccgattgtcggtaatagcctaatccacttagagttgtgatttataaatctatactcaagatcagatggactgagccaactgagtttcttcagtacagattgtgaaaatacaagaattctctctaatttcagcactttctctctctagaatagacagacccaattttctctctctagaaagaagaagcagaaggaagcccttctctcatcccataaactctctatttataggcctgggatcctcagctgatatccccttatgatagggatattttattatatttattacatttaaacattcaaaattcgaaatgtaacaaaccccccatttgtgggaagaatgagagattcccgcgtatgttgttgaagctgtctctgggaatcttgacttagtctcctctagctagttgatccacctcttactaaccactcatgcaagtgttggtcggacgtgcatggtggtaggacatgttttcatgggttgaacgtgcatggtggtaggacatgcacttctctcctctaacatgacactctcctctagcatgccatgttcctccttgaaccaatctccttgcttctcctcggaccaaggtggtccgaggcaacctccttggga from the Humulus lupulus chromosome X, drHumLupu1.1, whole genome shotgun sequence genome contains:
- the LOC133805882 gene encoding uncharacterized protein LOC133805882, which translates into the protein MAVSQFFLSLQAIAVLKLLGSSSRENLLSMVDLCHQSDDEDEEDEESSAEESLLEKTFNERNSLNADNHNHRKCLPFRLVHVRSRQKIVILYLLIYQATLLVIVIMLACAVIIWIGMGKNPIDSTVVARVYVEVFAGAMLLLAEALACYGILLCLKMSKVRTERASSELWKVAGLAVVCVICFTSNAFVALLTGIPILYHWHDQERNGACISLLILYYFVGSSIPSAFLLWVMREAPPLITTYAQQESATLTFVSDSTAAIPNPQHWTTAPSVRNQGDKVRVVQTLLFVEGINTLLQTLFGTRLPTIIGGSYAFMVPIISIIHDSSLASIEDPHIAVCFALMGIGNSFHAQETTVSG